From Calliphora vicina chromosome 3, idCalVici1.1, whole genome shotgun sequence:
catttttcaagtgtcgaaagaagcattcaagtgtctcggatTTCTGAAACGGCCTAGGAATTACTTCATTCCATCTGATCTCATTACTATTTACACCTCCCATGAATGGGCCGGAGCTTCAAAGTCTTCAAAGACAGTacggtatacaaatatattcactcactggaacatcgtaaCTGATATTACGGGTACAATAGTATGATacccgtagttttttacgcaacactcgttcttcggcaagggctcatCAATTCGTGGTCGACTGGAAGGTGAAACGCACAAGACATTACAGAGAAAATTAATTACTTAGCCGTACTGTCAGTCAGTAAGGACACTattctaaaaatatgtatattgttacgaatttgcattagcgatttgaatttaacggtctgtagcaACTGCCATCAACATTCATCgcgtttataaacatttccatcagtagaatgTTCtccttatcaacaatgttgatagcatgtgGTTGATtagcattgtttataagtatggcaacactatgtttctctatgctgctaacattaatatcgaaagctctagaattcgaatgtACGAGTTTGACGATTAAGAACAATCTAGGCTACTCAGATGCAGATGTCACTgtctataaatagtggcagagggtGCAGTCATCAATGAGTTTATTATaagcgctgttagagttaacatcaactgtcttGTACATTATTTcttcgaatttataaacgtgtataaaaacactaattgactatttaattctgttgttgtacatttgaataaataaagagttgttacaatttcaaactactaaactgcttttatttggaatcaaaagtatccggtttatttaaaaggaataaaccaacgttttaaaTAGgtgaaaacgtaacaatatgcaTATATCCGAATTATGGTTATATTCATAATTGCAGCAAAAAgtagaatttttgattttttgtgaattttttgtttagcaattaagtgttttttttcgttatttttaaaaatcgttttttaatttagaagTCTATTAAAAGAAACACATTTAAAcgagaatttaatttaatggaatttttctATTGCATTTGTTTAATGACCAATTAAGCGAGTAATTCAATTATGAGGGGAACAAAACTACTGTATCGTTTTTTCACAACATCTTAATAACTTCTGTACTATTTTCTCTCTTTAAACCATCAATATAAATCTCAGATCCctcgatatttttaatttcggaAACCCAGTTATACCTCTGGTAAAACTGAGGTAAGCCCTTGATCaaatgatttgattttattcatTATTACACCCAGTGTAATAAAACACTTAAGACTTTGGATTAATTTGGAATGCTCTGTAAATTCCCTGATAAATGATTTTCTACGCCAATGAATTAggtgaattaaaataaattagtattgaataaaatcgaaattttatgGTTCATTAAATCGTGtcgttttaattaatttgtattttttttaatttcattttccaAAATGCATAGAGTCTAGtcaacaaaatgtatttgaaatgtTTAGTTGTGATTTTATCCAGTGTTCTAGCATTAACATTGGGTAATGCTAGATTTACCAACATTAAATGCGAAGTATTGGACCCGCAATTTGCCAACCTTCCCAAATGTCAACTGAAAATGGTACAACGGGGTGTGGCAGCACTAGATATTTATGTCAAGTTATTTCAACTGCCCTTAAACAATATATCGGTGAGTAGTTTTGACgttctatttaaaatgttaatcttCTTAAATTGTAGGTGACATCGGCATTGTATAAAAAAGCTAGTGGTTTTCGACCATTTTTATACAATActactttgaatttttgtgaatatatgaagaataaaaagaaatatccATTTTTCAATATAGTTGTCGACGTATTCAATAAGAACTCCAATGTAAATCACACCTGTCCTTACAatgtaagttttattaaatcaacTACAAGTCCGTCATTTTAAtgctacaatttttaatatttaatttttaaaaagtgccAAAACCAGTATTtcccaaatattaaattataatttgtaatgaagtttaaatatttgtatttgcaACACAAAGTTtacaaatatgaatatttacTCTAAACGGacctaaaataattaaaactatatatttaactaaaaaactattttgaaatccTCTAGCACGACATTATTTTGcataatgttattttaaaagatTCGATGTTTAAACATTTGCCATTGCCAGAAGGTGAATACATGGTACACATAACGGTATATGCCTACAATGATCCAAAAGTTATAGTAAAGGCGTATGTGCAACAAAtggaataaatttattacagtAAATATGTAGTACTATCAGATAAATTTGGTTTCGGTTTAATGAGGCagtgaattttaattaaaaaaacatcactGCTCATATCTACAGTAATTAATTTcgtgtttaaattaaataaaattttcataattgatatattttttaatatgtaattttttaataaaatattaaattaaaaatcgatttatagtTTCACAAAATTAGAATAGGCTGTCATTTAAGCAGTAAAATGTTGCCAATAAAAAACACCTTACAGCTGTCAGTTTAGAGTTAGTAAAAATGGAGCGTTACGCGAGAGAATATCGCGTTTTAATTATTGAACAATATTTCAGAAATAATGAAATAGTTTTCGAGCTAAACTATTCTAAGCGATGAAGGAGAAAGGCACCGCTACCGATGGCGTCTGCAATGATATTTTAACTTTCTCCAACGTATACCAAGCAGAGAAGAAGTTCCGCAAACCGTCACAGCAGCAGCCGCTATTTTCATTCCAGCTGGTCAATTATATACCATCAGAGGCAGTGGAATTCGATGATGAGATCCGAAGTACTAACCCTGACGATTCTATCGCGATATCGCAGGTTGGTAAATGAGGATAAGCGGATAAAATCTGAAGAACTGCAACTTAAGTTCAGGAGTTGGTAAatctgggtttccgcatacaccgtaatcggcacctataacgaaaactgaaactgaagaacattggtgttcgtcaccgtctcgttttagttgggtgcgttgcgtcATAAAagagaaacgaaattatttttttaattttggatgtcgcacattaaatagaatttcattatttttgacaaaatctattactttttcctcttccaataaagaaaatttatttttattcattttaattttcttttaatttgaaataaaaaaataattaaaataatttcgttcctacagcgccgaaaacaacctacttgaagttgttttcgttccggccccaaatgacaggtttttcgttactgatcggtgccgtttcgttcccaattttcgttgccgatttctgaaacgaactttttttcagtgcaaatgtatggaatttcgttgtcggtgccgattacggtgtatgcggaaacgtagcttaagttGACAGAGTCGTGATTAAGTTTGCTGATACCACCATATCCAAACACATTTCCATTAAGCAAATGACCTGAGAGAGACAAGTCGTAACGAAGTGTTATTCGCAAACTACTTGGTGGTCGCCATAGCGGATACAGAGAAAAAACCAGAGTAGTTCAGACACAACTGAGGTAGGGATGCAGCCACAGACTTTATACCTACTCGTCTCACATAGAACGTGCCCTCACAAAtttatgcccagcatgtggaTACCACTATATTTCCACTGACCATTCATTTCAACTTCACTTCAtccaatggatttatggacttatcatattgttacgttttaaccttttcaaaacgttggtttatttcctttaaataaaccggatacttttgattgcaaataaaagccgtttagtattttatttaaaaatgtacaataacagaattaaatagtcactcaatcgcggtattcactgttaagtgcgaatggtattgcatcattgcaaatgcaaaattgtgaaggtttttgtgtgtattttgttattggattacggtaaaattttgcatttgcaatgatgctagatcattcgcacttaacagtgaataccgctaatgtttttttatacacgtttataaattcgcagaaatacagacacactttataatgtacacgaattcacttgaaaaacacagcactcagttgatgtttattcgaaaagcgtctctgataaactcactcacgactgcaacctctgccactatttataccactgccatctgcactctagatttctctttaactgtctagaggtttctaatacatacgtcatctgtggtgtactttctacaatgttctttaactgaatattcgaattcgaatatacggtcgcagcaaacagcgttgccaacttacgatcaatggtcaactgaaagcttttattcaatgttaataatgcccacagatatgttaaagtttgggcactgctatttgaaagcattatgcaactttaaatcatccgttaaaatcgttatatttgaatacaagtacaatttcgtaacaatattataaaattatatagttTTATGTGTTACAACAACATGAAGCAAATTTTCACTTTGATGCTTTGTTAATCGTCAAAATTGCACAGATCCACATGTGACTgtagaaaaacaaatgaagacaTCTTTGGATCATATGGTCAAGCAGTGACTATTATTGATGCTTGACATCGCTATgataagtctgcttttacacacacttgcttgtactggcaagtctcttccattcttatttattttctcattttcacaatggcgacttgctgtgtgtaaacagacaAGCAATTTTAAACTTGCTTgagaatcgaagagacttgcttcaagtaaacttgctgtgtgtaaaagcagacttagacccctttcacactaggcaatttagttgcggaagtctcttgtgtttgtagatgccagaggtaatgtcggattaaggagaagaaaattttgcatgctgttttgttgttgagcaagagacttgcgcaactaaattgcctagtgtgaaaggcgTCTTACAAAGTTCATTCTGATATTGATTGAGGTTTCAACCAGATGGTGCCAATTCAATTACTGCATGCGACATTTCTTAGTAGTGTTCTAGGTGTTGGTAGAATTTCAATCGACCCACTTAAGTCacttgcatattttgagttatgacgatTTACTTGCAAATAAGCATAAATAatgctataaatatataaagacacataaaacatttaaagcCACATTTAatgtaccaaactgtttaatttaaaaaaaccaaaatgtatttttaattgtcaacaATGTGTATCCATCTAACCTTAAATAAGTTCATCCGattcatattaaaataattaaaattatttagtaaaaattacTCAATAAGAATTAGAGTTGGTCATAATAGCTCTATTTGTTAATagatcatttttattttaaacaaataaatgaacaagATTGTTCTTTTTGTtaagttgtttatttttattctgcGGTGTTTGACAGAACTATTTGCAGATAGTGTACAAAGCATGACAactgattttggaaaaaaatttggctGGATTTTCAAATAAGTTTCAAACATCTACAGTaatatcaaacaaacaaaacgaataaagtgaataaaaaaaaacttaaagacTGAACTACTTCACACTGATCACTTGAACTTGTTCGTTCATGAACAATCCAACTCTAATATGAATTTGAAATTGTACATATTcatatttgctttaaatttaaaaacatttatattggcATCTATAAAGTTTACAAATATCAAGTGCGATGaatttgattcaaaatttgcCACTTTCAAAGAATGTCGTTTAAGAGTTCCGAAACGTGACACAGTGTCATTAAACTTACATGTGAAACTTTTTGAATTACCGGTCAATAATGTAACGGTAAgatttatttatcatttaaatatatacattagagtgacaatcagttgtatggaaaaaaattatgttaaaattttgaagagtgccgggtgaaatattgtgacactaggactaaaagttaagtgctgaacatttgagccaaatcggacaacgatttctggacgcgcatcgaggtcaaatttcagatatatgctaaattttactatttttaaccctgtatctcctttggtccaaaatgaccccaaaactgtattatcgccaaaattcggaaaaaatgcaaattttttagtttttgtaaaaatgttgctaaaataaataattttgcaattaaatgcaaaagaatcgaaatgtgtaagtaattatcgttgtaatgagatataaatgacaaaatttggttaaaaaagttaaagttattacaaattcgccagaccattaacgtgtctcaggccacttgaacaagaaatttagcaaaaaaattaacatatttcgagaaaaattaaaataaaagcgaatttatatatttttgggccgattttaatgaaacaacaacaacaacagtgtaaaaatagattttaacctttaagagcacttggagtcaaaatggctgtgttttcgtgattttaaaagttgagggtcatttggatcccaagtgctgctaagggtcaatttccatttttgtgctgtttttttttaattctggactttatgttatattttcctcaagtttcattaaaatcggcccaaaaatatataacatttcgctatctttcgaTTAGAAATTCCTAATATTgaaacgttttccgattttagtaaaactttcagaccatatttaaaattaccaggactataatattatgaatatgttttacttaaaatttataacagtaaggaaattgggttaattcgccaaaatatggacaaaaatttagttttccttgaaaatcgcaaaatttaaattgcaggtacggaaaaactgtaagagctattgacataattttttcatatttttattccctattataatttgtttaacaaaatttttaaaaatttaaaaatgaacattcgaaacggccgttaacaaaaatatttgttgttggccatacctgcgaacaggttaacggtatcctacgaagacaaaaagtaaatatggatatattttaaataaaaattagtttttattttaatttttctcgaaatatgtaaattttttttcctaaatttcttgttcaagtggcctgagacacgttaatggtctggtgaatttgtaataactttaacatttattaaccaaattttgtcatttatatctcattacaacgataattaccagggcaaccaaaaatatgctctaaaaaatgtgttttatgtgcataaaatatgcacttaaaaacgaaaaatatgctcttaaaatataaaaaatatgcacttaaaaatagttggttattgtttgatttcaaaatttcattaaaaaaatatatatgaagtaaataaaatattgagctcataaattaaaattggttattataggattaaatatcgattttagggaatttggcactacatgaaaatagttacattcaattaatattattatatttagcaataaattactatgtgtATACttaggttttaaattttttttaacaaaatctttgttttagatttccgagtttcttagacaatcatAGTCAATTGATTTGTCCCACCTTTTAAACTGCttaatacttcaaacttttttttgtaattagtggcataatattttacattctcAATCCATGTGTCCCAATGTTTATAGGATCCCTACTGAGGATGTACCCAATAATTCAccaaatgtttctattctatataaagctttaaaagctttttttatcatttgaataatgtttcaaaaactctgtgaatagcgtgtaattttttggtaaaaaattgcaaaggaTTTTTGAGGATTCATCATGTGTCTAGATAAACATCTGAATTCgtcttctaaaatttaaatagaattataaaagaGCCTTACTATAGTGGAATGATTAGTTCTATTTAAGACTGcggcaattaaaaaaaactttttgttcaaGTTTTATCACTGGGACTCAAAATACAGTGTCATTTcctatgtttcttcctttctcatccaTTGTATCGTTTATCGATATCCACGTATATACTTTTTTAACGATTtcataataaatgtttttacaaGTTGTGTAAATATATCAACGGGTTTTGAACACGAGATTTTCGatagatcttaatattctgaacgtctgttgaatacttgtttaattttacattagtggtaaactattactgaaattccttcttttaaatatatccaacaattttttaagaagttgcccataataacatacaattttggaattttcttttaatttttacgtatttttactatttgttaaattttaatatttgtgtgtatatttttaattcaattgaaataaaagtaaatcAACGAAAACTCTATGAATATAAGTgattatgggtactctattttttatttaagtaacttaggccaattatcattggaacttaacaaaatagtaaaatatagaaatgaaaaattacaatacaagcaataaaattatataaggaaaataaaataatgaaaaataaaagaaaatatccaacaaaaatatgcagttatgagttaaatatgctataaaacgcaaaatatgctaaaatatgcagtaaagggcaaaatatgcactgacaaatcgatgccaaaattcttaaaattgtctgaaacggataaataactaactgatatgtttatacgacgcacagcaaaaaatatgatattgcatatttttggttgtccGGATAATTACATACACAATtggattattttgcattcaattgtaaaattatttatttagtagcaaaatttttacaaaaactgaaaaattttaaatttttccggATTtgacagggttaatttccaaacatttgttttaatgtaatattcattaatataaataaatctacatatttctagaaaagaATGCAGAAAGTTTATGAGTTTTACctttttttccatataaatagtaaaattttgcatatatctgaaattttacctcgatgcgcgtccagaaatcgttgtccgatttggctcaaattttcagcacttaacttttaggcctagtgacACAATATTTCACCCgacactctttgaaatctaaaaaaaatcggctgtcactctaatatacatacatagctattaattaaggtatttatagacggcaatactgaatattaatatttgtcaaaaactctaTGATACTTGAGTTACAATTTCAtcatctaaacaaaatttgtattagattttcaaaaaatacgaatgattttttggatttataatcgtgtaaacaagaaatgtcttttcgaaacgatttcttgacataccgaatgatttcaataatattttaaatttgaaaagtgttaatactcagtattgccgtctataaatacctttagcaataatgtacttatttctaattgcAGATTAATTTAGCCTTGTTAAAAAAGGCCAATGGATATAAACCATTTCTGTATAATACAACGACTGATTTTTGTCATTTTATGAAGAACCAGAAACGACatctatttttgaaattttttttcgatctgCTGCTCAAATCTTCGAATATTAATCACACATGTCCTTTTAATGTAAGTTTGATGACAAAGAACAGATTGAGAGTAGATATCttgacacttttctatataaatgtgTCTTAAAacgacacttttctatatagaaatgtaccttaacaagacacttttctatatagaaatgtaccttaacaagacacttttctatatagaaatgtaccttaacaagacacttttctatatagaaatgtaccttaacaagacacttttctatatagaaatgtaccttaacaagacacttttctatatttaatcaaatgttgatttttatatttttttgttttcttttagcaTGATGTAATTGTCCGTAATTTAGTATTAGAAGaatatatgtttaaaattatgccACTGCCATCGGGCGAATATATGCTTCGGTTGAAAGTGGCTGCCTACAAAGATTGGAAAGCAGACGTGAAAGCTTATTTTAATCGTTTTGGCGATgggatttaaattattttaatcaggcatgtgatgaaaaacgatcgttttcaaaactgaaatcaATCTCAAAACGATTTAGGTGTGATGAATTTCGattgatttcattttcatttttgtttcacTCCGTATCATTTTTAtagctaaaaaaacaaaaaataagcaactctccatttgtttaccttaattaatgtgaaaatttaatttcgataaATTCCCTTTGAAACAAAATCGAGTTTGAAACTATAATGACAAAACGATTCAAACAAACACATCGCACCTTTTGTCGTCTTGAAATCGTTTTTGCATCTAaatcgtttttcatcacatacctgaatgtttttaaagaacaagagagaaaaataatttttaatataatttgtatgtaattaaaaatattatacgaaaaatttactatttttacaaaatctgctTCTCTGGCCATGTTTTTAAGCTGGCGGGTAACGTATAAAGTCCATATTAATACATaccaataaatatataaattataattaaaaaaaattaaaactaaatgtgACTTTTTTCTACTTGAATGATAAACttagaatttaaataataagaaatCAATGGACTGAAGTAGGGTACATGTCTATATAGATTTAAAAatgaacaatttttattgtgctgaattggggcccaatcaaattctctgcagtcacatgattgcctcatttttgatttgattgtcgtaaattggcgcaaagcgatttagtggcaataattgtcgcattccAGTCACACGATTCTTCTGGTTTACGACAacttaaaggggggtcagacggcatgtattgcttgtgttttgtgccatgtaattggacatttttccatatgtaaacatgtacataccgtgtgatccatatgaaactttgtgtatgtaaaatacatgtgtattactcgtgacattttttgcaattagagcatgttctattttcgtgtgtataacagtgttgtattttgaaatacaacactgtgtgagtgcaaaataaaaaaacaaaaccaaaaatagtaaagaaaaatcataacaaaataaatttcattgcattaaatatatgtattgtgatttaaaaatgttttaaataaatatattgttaaaaacaacaaacatataaactaatagaggttatgtcacatgcaattacatatgtacgtttgaacgtggaaattatgaatcgtatgtataacgtgaattttgtcatacacatggaattccatatgtatcgaatacatgtcccaatacacaagcaatacatgccgtctgacccccctattagagaaacagctgttgtgctatatgttaaattttgttttgtttacataaatgcatggcgtaatgattataaggtgtatgcgttacggcaacaaatacaacaatacaaaaacaaataacttttatagtgtcaaaaacaactgacaatgtatacaaactacagcaaaaaaaaattttgacaagattgaagttgtaaacaaactcgagcaaaaaaataatcagctgtttgattaatgtcaccttgtatatcattacaccatgcataaatgtaaaaaaaatctatgtgaaaaaattattttttaactaaaaaagaaaattgcgtctgccttaattatcgtataaaaaaattaataaagaaatgttaaaagatgtatgtgggtcagggagtggctcacaaaaagaatatttcatttacaaaaattaatattggcgctagttgtcttctttgattgtcgcactagaacacaataaatattggtgtatttttaacttttttattggtgcatgttgaatatcaagcattcacatgattgccgctCCAGTGTTGCATTCGATTGGgacaaataagcacaatattgttgtggtttgacatatgagccaataagttgtgaaatcacacgattgacgtataaaatagacaaataattggtgcattgcggtaatcgtgtgatcctacctttagtcATTTTTAAAGTCAGTtcttaaaggggggtcagacggcatgcattacttgtgttttgtgccatgtattgggacatttttccacatgtaaacatacataccgtgtgatccatatgaagctttgtaaatgtaaaatacatgtgtatatcaaaaattttttaaaaaatcattgaaatatTTAACCACTTTTCaaactctttaaaaaaattttacattgatTATTTTTCACTCAAAAATTAGTATAcagattataaaattataattacggCCTCTAATCCCCTTTTCATGGAGTTTACAAGATGTTCAGTTATATCTAGTCCCAATATATACAATatctaataatttgtttttgaattaaaaaccaTTACTTTAAAAACCATTACGTTTAtcacataatttttaatttttttgttaaattaacttccacaaatttcaatttctttgaaaaataaTGCAACTGTTGCTTTTGAAACCTTTAAAAAAGAATTGCTTTTGaaacctttaaaaaataaattaatatttttcgcgATTCTCACTTGTGtagatttgaaattttctttcatTCATCATATATAAAAGCTAAATGATGTGAAAAGCTAGAGTTGTGAGTTTGTTCGTTTTTATTTGGGTTTCATCAAAAGAACAAATATTAGATCAAAGGCGAgttgaaagtatttgtttaattatttgaaaaacctaaagaaattttacacaaaaaacttCAAGTTGATGAAAACTACCTTTGTATGGAGACGATAacacaaatcatatgtctgatacaacaacaaaatacaaaattcattgtTGTGAAAATTAGGTTCATAGGCGTGTTTGTCaagtcggttgtcaaaaaactaaCTCTTGCAACGAAACAATACATGTTATGTAGAATGTAATGTAATGTAGAAGACATATTATttgtctctatgtataattcttaTTTAAAAGCAATAAAATATAACGGTTGTAATTCACAGTGAATAGTATAACCAACAAGAAGAAGCATTCATGACATTTGTATGAGCAGCCAAATAACTATCTGGCAACACCATACTATATGGAATGTCAATTGACATTTTGtcattttctttctttctttgttGAATCGTCAAACCGAATGTACgtaaaatttaaagtgtttttaaaaacttgtaaaatattgtaaaaatattggaatatatttagaaattttgttaaaatattacaattttctttgtatatttcaataattcattaaaatatttataaa
This genomic window contains:
- the LOC135955520 gene encoding uncharacterized protein LOC135955520; the encoded protein is MYLKCLVVILSSVLALTLGNARFTNIKCEVLDPQFANLPKCQLKMVQRGVAALDIYVKLFQLPLNNISVTSALYKKASGFRPFLYNTTLNFCEYMKNKKKYPFFNIVVDVFNKNSNVNHTCPYNHDIILHNVILKDSMFKHLPLPEGEYMVHITVYAYNDPKVIVKAYVQQME
- the LOC135955521 gene encoding uncharacterized protein LOC135955521, with amino-acid sequence MNLKLYIFIFALNLKTFILASIKFTNIKCDEFDSKFATFKECRLRVPKRDTVSLNLHVKLFELPVNNVTINLALLKKANGYKPFLYNTTTDFCHFMKNQKRHLFLKFFFDLLLKSSNINHTCPFNHDVIVRNLVLEEYMFKIMPLPSGEYMLRLKVAAYKDWKADVKAYFNRFGDGI